One Capsicum annuum cultivar UCD-10X-F1 chromosome 2, UCD10Xv1.1, whole genome shotgun sequence genomic window carries:
- the LOC107858281 gene encoding LOW QUALITY PROTEIN: GDP-mannose 4,6 dehydratase 1 (The sequence of the model RefSeq protein was modified relative to this genomic sequence to represent the inferred CDS: inserted 3 bases in 2 codons; substituted 2 bases at 2 genomic stop codons) — protein sequence IGQFGFRPPLIIYSAIFLEFYLPLIYYNQTNPPTSLKKHLIFNKNGNSRSKIALITGITGQDGSCLTEFLLSKNYEVHGLIRTSSSFNTQRINHIYIDPHNSNKARMKSFIMKLHYFDLSDASSLRRWLDIILPDEVYDLAAQSHAAVSFEIPDYTADVVATGALRLLEPVRSHISAIGRCNVKYYXAGSSEMFGSTSTPQSESXYAVSKCGAHWYTVNYREAYGIFECNGILFNHESPRRGENFVTRKITRAVGRIQSKVFLGNLQASRDXAGDYVEAMWMMLQQEKPDDYVVATEDSHTVEEFLEVAFGCVGLNWKEHVEIDKRYFRPSEVDNLKGDASKAKKVXWKPKVGFEQLLKMMVDEDVELAKREKVLVDAGYIDAQQQP from the exons atcggtcAATTTGGTTTTCGCCCACCCTTAATTATATATAGTGCAATATTTTTGGAGTTCTATTTGCCTCTCATATATTACAATCAAACAAATCCCCCAACTTCTCTCAAAAAGCACCTCATTTTCAACAAAAATGGCAATTCTAGATCCAAGATTGCACTGATCACTGGCATTACAGGCCAAGATGGTTCATGTCTCACTGAATTCCTCCTTAGCAAAAACTACGAAGTCCATGGCCTTATTCGTACATCTTCCAGTTTCAATACTCAACGTatcaatc atatatatatcgatccTCATAACTCCAACAAAGCCCGAATGAAAAGTTTCATAATGAAACTTCACTACTTTGATCTCTCGGACGCTAGTTCTCTCCGTCGTTGGCTCGACATTATCCTTCCCGACGAGGTCTACGATCTAGCTGCTCAATCACATGCCGCTGTTTCATTTGAAATCCCTGATTATACTGCTGATGTCGTGGCTACTGGTGCTCTCCGTCTTTTAGAGCCAGTGAGGTCACATATCTCCGCTATTGGAAGATGTAATGTGAAATATTACTAAGCTGGATCATCTGAGATGTTTGGATCTACGTCAACTCCACAATCGGAAT ACTACGCAGTTTCCAAATGCGGTGCGCATTGGTACACAGTGAATTACCGCGAAGCGTATGGGATATTTGAGTGTAACGGGATTCTCTTTAACCACGAGTCACCTCGTAGAGGTGAGAATTTTGTTACGAGGAAGATAACTCGAGCAGTAGGAAGGATACAAAGCAAGGTATTTTTAGGGAATTTACAAGCGTCCAGAGA TGCTGGGGACTACGTAGAAGCAATGTGGATGATGCTGCAGCAAGAGAAACCAGATGACTACGTTGTTGCAACGGAGGATTCACATACTGTTGAGGAGTTTTTAGAAGTGGCATTCGGGTGCGTTGGATTGAACTGGAAGGAACACGTGGAGATCGATAAAAGGTATTTTAGGCCATCGGAAGTTGATAATTTAAAAGGTGATGCAAGTAAAGCGAAGAAAGTGTGATGGAAACCAAAAGTGGGATTTGAGCAATTGCTGAAAATGATGGTGGATGAAGATGTAGAATTGGCTAAAAGAGAGAAAGTACTTGTTGATGCTGGATATATTGATGCCCAACAGCAGCCTTGA